GTGGTCGCTGCGCGGGGTCGGGCTGAAGGAGGAGTCCCTGCCGATGATCCTGGGCTGCGACGCCGCCGGCTTCGACGAGGACGGTCGTGAGGTGGTCGTGCACGCCGTGGTCAGCGACCCGTCGTGGACCGGTGACGAGACCCTCGACCCGCGACGCTCGCTGCTCTCGGAGAAGCACCAGGGGACCTTCGCCGACAAGGTCGTCGTGCCGCGCCGCAACGTGGTCCCCAAGCCGGCGTCGATGTCCTTCGAGGAGGCCGCGTGCCTGCCGACGGCCTGGCTGACGGCGTACCGCATGCTCTTCACCCGGGGCGGCCTCAAGGCCGGTGACACCGTGCTGGTCCAGGGTGCCGGCGGGGGCGTCGCCACGGCCTGCATCATCCTGGGCCGCGCCGCCGGGCTCAGGGTGCTGGCCACCAGCCGCGACGAGGCCAAGCGTGCCCGAGCGCTGGAGATCGGCGCCCACGAGGTCTTCGAGTCCGGCGCCCGGCTGCCGGTGAAGGTCGACGCCGTGATGGAGACCGTGGGACGCGCGACCTGGTCGCACTCGATCCGCTCGCTGCGCCCCGGGGGCGCGATCGTCATCTCCGGCACCACCTCGGGCCCGCAGCTCGACGACGCCGAGCTGACCCGCATCTTCTTCCTGCAGCTCTCGGTGGTCGGCTCCACCATGGGCACGCGCGACGAGCTGGCCTCGCTGGTCTCGCTCCTGGACGCCACGGGTGCCCGCCCCCTGGTCGACCGCACCCTGCCCATGGAGCAGGCCGCGGACGGCTTCTCCGCCATCGTCGAGGGCGACGTCTTCGGCAAGATCGTCCTGACCCGGTGACGCGTACCCACCTGCTGACAGGAGCCGGCTCGGGCATCGGGGAGCTGGTGGCCCGGGCCCTGCTCGAGCGCGGTGACGACGTGCTCGTCGTCGCGCGGTCGGCGCAGCGGGCCGAGGAGATGGCAGCCGCGCTGCCCGGCGCCCGCACGCTGGTCGCCGACCTCGCCTCACCGGCGACGGCCGAGTCGCTGGACCTGCCGGAACGGCTGGACTCGGTCGTCCACGCCGCCGGGGTGGTCGAGCTCGGGGCGGTCGCCGACCTGTCGGTGCAGGCCTGGACCGAGCAGCTGCAGGTCAACCTGGTCGCTCCGGCCGTGCTCACCCGGGTGGCGCTGCCGGCGCTGCGCGCGGCCCGGGGCACGGTGGTCCTGGTCAACTCCGGCGCCGGGCTCTTCGCGCACCCGCAGTGGTCGGCCTACGCCGCCTCCAAGCACGGCCTGCGGGCCTTCGCGGACTCCCTGCGCGGCGAGGAGGCCGGGCACGGGGTCCGGGTCAGCTCGGTCTACCCCGGGCGGACGGCCACCCCGATGCAGGAGAAGGTGCACGCCCAGGAGGGCAAGGAGTACGACGCCGACGACTGGGTGCAGCCCAGCACCGTCGCCGCGGCGGTCCTGCACGTGCTGGACCTGCCCGGCGACGCGACCATCCCCGACCTCACGGTCAAGCCGCGCTGAGCCCGAGCGCTACGTCGAGGGGCGCGAGCGCCACTGCAGCGCCCCGATGATCACCATCCGCAGCTGCGTGCGGGCGGTGTCGGCGATCTGCTGGGCCAGCGCCGGTCGGTCCGCGGCCGCGATCAGCGCCTCGGCGGTGGAGACCATGGCGTGCACGATGAGGTTGGAGAGGATCCGCAGGTCCTCGCCGCTCCAGGCATCGGTCCCGGGCAGGCGGGCCAGGTCGGTGGCCAGCTCCCGCTCGCACAGGTCGATCTCGTGGCGGATGGCGTCGCGGACCGCCGGCGGACCGGCGGTCCGCTCCCGGGCGATGAAGGCGAAGTGGGCTCGTTGCCGGGCGACGTGCTCGACCAGGATCTCCACCGAGCGGTCCACGATCCCGGCGTAGGAACCGGGCTCGCTGTCCATGCGGCGTACGTCGCGGAGCATGGCGCGCAGCGACGCGAAGGACTCGTCGACGAGTGCCATGCCGAGGGACTCGATGGATTCGAAGTGCCGGTAGAACCCGGTCGGCACGATGCCCACGCGGCCCGCGACCTGGCGGAGCGACAGTGCCACCAGGCTGGAGTCCTCGCACAGCTCCAGCGCCGCGTCGAGGATCGCTCGCCGGGTGCGCTGCTTGCGCTCGAGTCGGCTCTCGGGGCGGGTCTCGCTCACGGGGCCAGCGTATCGGGGTGGGGTCCCGCCCCAGTCAGTGCACGTGTGTCCACGATCACGAGGCGAGGTGGTCGGTGTCACCAGACGTCTCCTTGACCTTCGGTTCCGACCTCCACCACCATTGAGTGCACAGACGTTCACCCACGACAGGAGATGTCATGAGCTTCGCCGGCACCATCCTCCGCTCCCGCGCGATGGCCGCACTCACCTCCCCGCACGGCGTGGACCGCTACCTCGAGCAGATCAACCCGATGTGGGCGGCGCGGGAGGTCCGCGCGCAGGTCCTCTCGGTCCACCGCGAGACCGGCGGCGAGCACCCGGTCGCGACGATCACCCTGCAGCCGACGAGCACGTGGCGGGGCCACCGCGCAGGGCAGTACGTCCAGGTCGGTGTCGACCTCCCGGGCAGCCGCCGGACCACCCGCTGCTTCACCATCTCCTCCGCGGCCTCGCTGCCGGGGGAGACGATCACCCTGACCGTCCGTGCCCAGGGCGAGGCCCGTCCCGGGCAGTCGGTCTCGCGCTGGTTGGTCGAGCGGGCGCAGCCCGGCGACCTGGTGCACCTCTCGCAGGCGGAGGGCGACTTCGTCCTCGAGGAGAGCCCGGCCACCCCGACCAACAACCACCTGCTCTTCGTCACCGGCGGCTCGGGCATCACCCCGGCGATGTCGATCCTGCGCACCCTGCTGCGCGACGGGTACGACGGCCGCGCCGGGCGCCGCGTCACGTTCCTGCACTACGCCCGCTCGGCCGAGGACCAGATCTTCGCCGACGAGCTGGCCGAGATCGCCGCGGGCGACAACGACGTCGACGTCGTGCTGCGTCACGGCAGCGTGTTCAGCGAGTTCGAGCTGCGCCGCCTCGTGCCGGCCTACGCCGAGACCGACACGTGGGCCTGCGGGCCGGCCCCGATGCTGGACCTGGTCCGCGAGGCGTACGCCGACTCCACCCGGCTGCGCACCGAGCTGTTCAACGTCGCCAGCGTCGTCCCCTCCGGCGCCGCCGAGGGCGACGTGGCGTTCTCCCGCTCCGGCGAGCAGGCCGCCAACACCGGCGCCACGCTGCTGGAGCAGGCCGAGGCCCTGGGCCTGCGCCCGACCTCCGGCTGCCGGATGGGCATCTGCTTCTCCTGCACCGCCACCAAGTCCAGCGGCACCGTCCGCAACGTCCTCACCGGCGAGGAGTCCTCGCTGCCCGACGAGGAGATCCGCGTCTGCGTCACCTCGCCCGTCGGCGACTGCGTCGTCGACCTCTGACCACCCACCCCAGGCACACCCCTCCGCACCGAAGGGAAGCACCCTCATGACGATCACCCAGGCAGCACCCGTCTCCCGCAAGGTCCCGCTCACCGCCGAGCAGCTCAAGGCGTTCGGCGAGGAGATGGACGCCATCCGCCAGCGCGTCCTCGCCGACCTCGGCGAGGCCGACGCGGAGTACATCCGCAAGGTCGTGAAGTACCAGCGCGGGCTCGAGGTCGCGGGGCGCGCGATGTTCTACCTGCCGCCGGCCTGGCCGCTGGCCGTCGCCGCCCTCTCGGTGTCGAAGATCCTCGACAACATGGAGATCGGCCACAACGTGATGCACGGCCAGTACGACTGGATGGGCGACCCCGGCCTGAGCTCGCGGATGTTCGACTGGGACACCGTGTGCCCCGGTGAGCAGTGGAAGTACTCCCACAACTACATCCACCACACCTTCACCAACATCCTCGGCAAGGACCGCGACATCGGCTACGGGATCCTGCGCATGGACGAGGACCAGAAGTGGCGGCCCTACTACCTGGGCAACCCGGTCTACGCGTTCGCGCTGATGATGCTCTTCGAGTGGGGCGTGGCCCTGCACGACCTCGAGGTCGAGAACATCGTGTCCGGCAAGCGCAGCCTGGCCGACAACAAGCCGCTCTACCCCGGGCTGCTGCGCAAGATCCGCCGCCAGGCGCTGAAGGACTACGTCCTCTTCCCGGCGCTCACCGGGCCGCTGTTCCCGCTCACCCTCGCCGGCAACACCGTGGCGAACCTCGTGCGCAACGTGTGGGCCTTCAACATCATCTTCTGCGGCCACTTCCCGGCCGGCGTCGAGACGTTCACCCAGGAGGAGTGCCTGGACGGCGAGGACGCCAACGGTGAGCGGAGCGAGACCAGGGGACACTGGTACTACCGCCAGGTCCTCGGCTCGGCCAACATCTCCGGTGGCCCGCTCTTCCACATCATGAGCGGCAACCTGTCCCACCAGATCGAGCACCACCTCTTCCCGGACCTCCCGGCCCGCCGCTACCCGGAGGTCGCCGCGGAGGTCAAGGAGATCTGCGAGCGCTACGGGCTGCCCTACAACACCGGCCCGCTGCACAAGCAGGTCGGCAGCGTCTTCGCCAAGATCTGCCGGCTCGCGCTCCCCGGGCGTCGTACGCCGCAGGCGACCCCGTCCACGGCCGCCGACGCGGCCGCGGCGGCCGCCTGAGCGCGCGGGTGCACGGGTCCGTGAGGCACGACACCTGGCCCGCCGCCCCGCGGCGGGCCAGACTGTCCCCATGACCAGCGGCCCCACCGGCAAGGACCGGATCAGCAA
This genomic window from Nocardioides marinus contains:
- a CDS encoding zinc-binding dehydrogenase — its product is MFAVYADSFSSEDPLSALRVGERPDPVAPDGWTTVTVRAASLNHHDVWSLRGVGLKEESLPMILGCDAAGFDEDGREVVVHAVVSDPSWTGDETLDPRRSLLSEKHQGTFADKVVVPRRNVVPKPASMSFEEAACLPTAWLTAYRMLFTRGGLKAGDTVLVQGAGGGVATACIILGRAAGLRVLATSRDEAKRARALEIGAHEVFESGARLPVKVDAVMETVGRATWSHSIRSLRPGGAIVISGTTSGPQLDDAELTRIFFLQLSVVGSTMGTRDELASLVSLLDATGARPLVDRTLPMEQAADGFSAIVEGDVFGKIVLTR
- a CDS encoding SDR family oxidoreductase, which produces MTRTHLLTGAGSGIGELVARALLERGDDVLVVARSAQRAEEMAAALPGARTLVADLASPATAESLDLPERLDSVVHAAGVVELGAVADLSVQAWTEQLQVNLVAPAVLTRVALPALRAARGTVVLVNSGAGLFAHPQWSAYAASKHGLRAFADSLRGEEAGHGVRVSSVYPGRTATPMQEKVHAQEGKEYDADDWVQPSTVAAAVLHVLDLPGDATIPDLTVKPR
- a CDS encoding TetR family transcriptional regulator; its protein translation is MSETRPESRLERKQRTRRAILDAALELCEDSSLVALSLRQVAGRVGIVPTGFYRHFESIESLGMALVDESFASLRAMLRDVRRMDSEPGSYAGIVDRSVEILVEHVARQRAHFAFIARERTAGPPAVRDAIRHEIDLCERELATDLARLPGTDAWSGEDLRILSNLIVHAMVSTAEALIAAADRPALAQQIADTARTQLRMVIIGALQWRSRPST
- a CDS encoding ferredoxin reductase yields the protein MSFAGTILRSRAMAALTSPHGVDRYLEQINPMWAAREVRAQVLSVHRETGGEHPVATITLQPTSTWRGHRAGQYVQVGVDLPGSRRTTRCFTISSAASLPGETITLTVRAQGEARPGQSVSRWLVERAQPGDLVHLSQAEGDFVLEESPATPTNNHLLFVTGGSGITPAMSILRTLLRDGYDGRAGRRVTFLHYARSAEDQIFADELAEIAAGDNDVDVVLRHGSVFSEFELRRLVPAYAETDTWACGPAPMLDLVREAYADSTRLRTELFNVASVVPSGAAEGDVAFSRSGEQAANTGATLLEQAEALGLRPTSGCRMGICFSCTATKSSGTVRNVLTGEESSLPDEEIRVCVTSPVGDCVVDL
- a CDS encoding fatty acid desaturase family protein; this translates as MTITQAAPVSRKVPLTAEQLKAFGEEMDAIRQRVLADLGEADAEYIRKVVKYQRGLEVAGRAMFYLPPAWPLAVAALSVSKILDNMEIGHNVMHGQYDWMGDPGLSSRMFDWDTVCPGEQWKYSHNYIHHTFTNILGKDRDIGYGILRMDEDQKWRPYYLGNPVYAFALMMLFEWGVALHDLEVENIVSGKRSLADNKPLYPGLLRKIRRQALKDYVLFPALTGPLFPLTLAGNTVANLVRNVWAFNIIFCGHFPAGVETFTQEECLDGEDANGERSETRGHWYYRQVLGSANISGGPLFHIMSGNLSHQIEHHLFPDLPARRYPEVAAEVKEICERYGLPYNTGPLHKQVGSVFAKICRLALPGRRTPQATPSTAADAAAAAA